From the Priestia koreensis genome, one window contains:
- a CDS encoding FTR1 family iron permease, with protein MKRVLFSLLAFVLLVCIVFPSYIGAKEIPGKAGIEASTKSVDGTINAVKKNDWAQSETAFEQFKQQWTKVEGDVREESLSTYGKIKTKMAAVSIALLNQDAEKAEESLQELQLLLSQYTKGQGEGKTPASSKLTLSTYVSLLEETKQTLKDGDLPKAKAQVGQLKSQWLTVEGEVVGQSKVAYNNSEKRLVLLDSYVYSESGLKKAEKTIGHMISDLKPLSNTAYGVWDAALIPIREGLEALLVIGALLTFTKRGQQKRGSQWVWGGTIAGILSSIAIGFLVSYVLSSAAFGQNNFLINGWSGVIASVMLLYVSYWLHRNSNIKRWNAFMTSKTEKALSNGKVISFAVLAFLAVLREGIETVIFLVGMANQMSMNKLLAGMGVGFGILMVICFLMLKLSVRLPLKPFFLVSSIIVFYLCLKFMGSGIHSLQLAGFLPSTVHDYIPSFSTLSVYPSWYSTLPQLIIVVVTVIAFIMQRLNKNKTTKIQSNQEAI; from the coding sequence ATGAAACGTGTTTTGTTTAGCTTGTTGGCGTTCGTATTACTAGTTTGCATCGTGTTTCCTTCTTATATAGGAGCAAAAGAGATTCCAGGAAAAGCGGGAATTGAGGCTTCAACTAAAAGCGTTGATGGAACCATCAATGCGGTAAAAAAGAACGACTGGGCTCAAAGTGAGACAGCCTTTGAACAATTCAAGCAGCAGTGGACGAAAGTTGAGGGAGATGTTCGAGAAGAATCACTTTCTACATATGGAAAGATTAAAACGAAAATGGCAGCAGTCTCAATTGCGCTGTTAAATCAAGACGCTGAGAAGGCTGAAGAGTCTCTTCAAGAATTGCAGCTTCTTTTGTCACAATATACAAAAGGTCAGGGAGAAGGAAAAACGCCCGCATCTTCTAAGCTTACATTATCCACCTACGTTTCTTTACTAGAGGAAACGAAACAAACGTTAAAAGATGGCGACCTTCCGAAAGCTAAAGCACAGGTAGGACAGCTAAAATCACAGTGGTTAACGGTAGAAGGCGAAGTGGTTGGTCAATCAAAAGTGGCGTACAACAACTCAGAAAAACGCCTCGTACTGCTTGATTCTTATGTTTATTCTGAAAGCGGTTTAAAAAAGGCTGAGAAGACGATCGGTCATATGATCTCTGATTTAAAGCCGTTATCAAATACAGCATACGGCGTGTGGGATGCAGCGCTTATTCCAATACGCGAAGGACTTGAGGCGCTGCTTGTGATTGGTGCACTCCTAACCTTCACAAAGCGCGGCCAGCAAAAACGCGGCAGTCAATGGGTGTGGGGCGGTACAATCGCCGGTATCCTTTCAAGCATTGCGATTGGCTTTTTAGTGAGCTATGTGCTGAGCTCTGCGGCGTTTGGCCAAAATAACTTTTTAATTAATGGTTGGTCAGGAGTAATCGCAAGCGTCATGCTTCTGTATGTGAGCTACTGGCTTCACCGCAATTCTAACATTAAGCGCTGGAATGCCTTTATGACGAGCAAAACGGAAAAGGCATTGAGTAATGGAAAAGTGATTTCCTTTGCGGTACTTGCGTTTCTTGCCGTGTTACGTGAAGGAATTGAGACCGTTATTTTCCTAGTTGGAATGGCGAATCAAATGTCTATGAACAAGCTTTTAGCAGGTATGGGCGTCGGGTTTGGCATTTTAATGGTCATCTGCTTCCTCATGCTGAAGCTGAGCGTTCGCTTGCCGCTGAAGCCGTTTTTCCTTGTTTCTAGCATTATCGTATTCTATCTATGTCTGAAGTTCATGGGCTCAGGGATTCATAGCCTACAGCTAGCAGGATTCCTTCCATCAACGGTACATGATTATATTCCAAGCTTTTCAACGCTGAGCGTGTATCCGTCGTGGTATAGTACGCTACCACAGCTGATCATCGTCGTTGTCACCGTGATTGCTTTTATCATGCAGCGATTGAACAAGAACAAAACAACTAAAATACAATCAAACCAGGAGGCCATCTAA
- a CDS encoding ABC transporter permease → MNMRQLAWNNVRRNFQVYWSYFISSSFSVMIFGLCALFMFHPEIESGTVKEIGKYAMYSAEVIIFIFSFLFVTYSVAAYLRLRSKQLGVLTILGAKPRQIRNMLFLENFLLGLASILFGMGMALLLSKLFYLASGKFLDLNTLSFYMDWKPLVLTMGSFFVLFLVVSMFTPYFVRSKKIIALLSESSKPRHFKKANLFFVLVAIATLGYGYSRAIFINGQLDIVKDFLVIVGLVTIGTYFFFSQFLIFLFQKIQKSQGIKANAERMLTVSGLSFRLKDHARTFFLMTMVLTVAFCSIGTFSAIQSYAENIKSFYPTEINYLSLPGNKNEEKHMNLIRKGIEKDNLTYEAFDGDIRVMQTSVAKTTLVMSGGEFNELRKIQGKKPVDVRSGSVLYYRNFSSTYPGDTVRFYTGNSGIAKTIQSRSNIVPIVANNPNVGAMLVVADADMREFSGIQPDAHYYTYNVKDSQWKDTNNIAPSLMKMTSRSTEYSYTSVGVLYQMVRQAYNVMLLVSSLVGIIFFVTSASFLYFRLFTNFDEDVKQLTILRRIGLSASQQRSIITKQLAFQAFLPLVIAMIHSCVAFVTLQTMYKEYGNIRTELAVVLGCFLVAQVVFFIWLRLHYMGKLNKAMGV, encoded by the coding sequence ATGAACATGCGTCAGCTCGCATGGAATAACGTTCGACGAAACTTTCAGGTCTATTGGTCTTATTTTATTAGCAGTTCCTTTTCAGTCATGATTTTTGGCCTCTGTGCCCTTTTTATGTTTCACCCTGAAATTGAAAGCGGAACGGTGAAGGAAATTGGAAAATACGCCATGTACTCCGCAGAAGTGATTATCTTTATTTTCTCATTTTTATTTGTGACCTACTCCGTTGCTGCGTACTTAAGACTGCGTTCGAAGCAGCTTGGTGTTCTAACCATTTTAGGTGCGAAGCCGCGTCAAATTCGGAACATGCTGTTCTTAGAAAACTTTTTACTTGGACTCGCTTCGATTTTGTTTGGAATGGGAATGGCGCTTTTATTAAGCAAGCTCTTTTACTTAGCAAGCGGGAAATTTCTTGATTTAAATACGCTGTCTTTCTATATGGACTGGAAACCACTTGTCCTTACGATGGGATCATTCTTTGTTCTCTTCTTAGTGGTATCCATGTTCACGCCTTATTTCGTTCGTAGTAAAAAAATAATCGCCCTACTATCTGAAAGCAGCAAGCCACGTCACTTTAAAAAAGCCAATCTGTTTTTTGTTTTGGTGGCTATTGCAACGCTTGGCTACGGCTATTCTCGTGCCATTTTTATTAACGGACAGCTCGATATTGTGAAAGATTTTCTAGTCATTGTCGGCCTTGTCACAATCGGGACGTATTTCTTCTTTTCACAGTTTTTAATCTTCTTATTTCAAAAGATCCAAAAATCACAGGGCATAAAAGCAAATGCAGAACGCATGCTCACCGTCTCAGGACTGAGCTTCCGTCTAAAGGATCATGCGCGGACATTTTTCCTGATGACGATGGTTTTAACCGTTGCTTTTTGCTCGATCGGAACGTTCTCAGCCATACAGTCCTACGCTGAAAACATAAAAAGTTTTTATCCGACCGAGATTAACTATTTAAGCCTTCCTGGCAACAAAAACGAAGAAAAGCATATGAACCTGATCCGAAAAGGCATTGAAAAAGACAATCTTACGTATGAAGCCTTTGACGGGGACATTCGTGTGATGCAAACGAGCGTAGCTAAAACGACTCTCGTAATGAGTGGTGGCGAATTTAACGAACTTCGTAAAATTCAAGGGAAAAAACCTGTAGACGTTCGAAGTGGTAGCGTTCTTTATTATCGAAACTTCAGTTCCACTTATCCAGGGGATACGGTCCGCTTTTATACAGGAAACTCAGGGATTGCCAAAACGATTCAATCTCGTTCGAATATCGTTCCCATCGTCGCCAATAACCCAAACGTCGGCGCCATGCTCGTTGTAGCAGACGCGGACATGAGAGAGTTTTCAGGGATCCAACCAGATGCTCATTACTATACGTATAACGTCAAAGATTCACAGTGGAAGGACACAAATAACATTGCGCCTTCTCTGATGAAAATGACATCCCGGAGCACCGAGTATTCGTATACGAGCGTTGGCGTTCTGTATCAAATGGTTCGTCAAGCATACAACGTCATGCTGCTTGTCTCATCGCTCGTTGGAATTATCTTTTTCGTCACGTCAGCTAGCTTCTTATACTTCCGCCTCTTCACAAACTTTGATGAAGACGTGAAGCAGCTAACGATTTTGCGCCGCATTGGTCTTAGCGCATCACAGCAGCGCTCCATTATCACAAAGCAGCTCGCTTTCCAAGCGTTCCTACCGCTCGTCATTGCGATGATCCACAGCTGTGTCGCCTTTGTTACGCTGCAAACGATGTACAAAGAGTACGGTAATATTCGCACTGAACTAGCTGTGGTGTTGGGTTGTTTCTTGGTGGCGCAGGTTGTGTTTTTCATTTGGCTTCGACTACATTATATGGGGAAACTAAACAAAGCGATGGGGGTCTGA
- a CDS encoding alkaline phosphatase: MKKSWKKKMIPFAALSTLAVGAMIGTGLFDRSDAAEQKPTYQTQNELQKEAMKEIKKKHPEIKNVIFMIGDGMGPSYMAAHRYMKDNPNTPQKELTEFDKHFVGMQTTYSDDDHENITDSAAAATAMSGGKKTYNNAIAVDKQKHEIKTVLEQAKENGMSTGLVATSEITHATPASFGAHDESRKNMDQLADDYYNEMINGKHKIDVMLGGGKGNFVRKDVDLTKKFQKDGFRYVTSKDELLKSKDKQVLGLFADGGLPNMIDRPNETPSLKDMTTSAIDRLKSNKDGFFLMVEGSQIDWAGHDNDVVGAMSEMEDFERAYKAAIDFAKKDKHTLVVATADHSTGGFSIGANDEKGTGIYNWDTAPIKAAKRTPNYMADQIVKGASVDETLAQYLDLKLTPEELQSVKDAAASKNAVKIDDAIEKIINMRSHTGWTTSGHTGEEVGVYAYGPGKEMFSGLIDNTQQAENIFHILDMKKKHR; the protein is encoded by the coding sequence ATGAAAAAAAGCTGGAAGAAAAAAATGATTCCATTTGCCGCTTTATCTACCTTAGCCGTTGGTGCCATGATCGGAACGGGTCTATTTGATCGATCTGATGCCGCCGAACAAAAGCCTACCTATCAAACTCAAAATGAGCTTCAAAAGGAAGCCATGAAAGAAATTAAAAAGAAGCATCCTGAAATTAAAAACGTGATCTTTATGATCGGAGATGGAATGGGCCCTTCTTATATGGCCGCTCATCGTTATATGAAAGATAATCCAAATACCCCTCAAAAAGAGCTAACAGAATTTGATAAGCACTTTGTTGGGATGCAAACGACATACTCTGATGATGACCACGAGAACATTACCGACTCTGCAGCTGCTGCAACCGCTATGTCAGGTGGCAAAAAAACGTACAACAACGCAATTGCGGTTGATAAACAAAAGCACGAAATCAAAACCGTTCTCGAGCAAGCAAAAGAAAACGGCATGTCAACCGGATTAGTTGCAACATCAGAAATTACGCACGCAACTCCTGCTTCATTCGGTGCTCATGATGAAAGCCGAAAAAACATGGATCAACTTGCTGATGATTACTATAACGAGATGATTAATGGAAAGCATAAAATCGACGTGATGCTCGGTGGCGGTAAAGGCAACTTTGTCCGTAAAGACGTTGATTTAACGAAGAAGTTCCAAAAAGATGGATTCCGTTACGTCACATCAAAGGATGAGCTTCTAAAAAGCAAGGACAAGCAGGTGCTTGGTCTGTTTGCAGACGGCGGATTACCGAATATGATTGATCGTCCAAACGAAACGCCTTCGTTAAAAGACATGACAACCTCAGCCATTGATCGATTAAAATCCAATAAAGACGGATTCTTCTTAATGGTAGAAGGAAGTCAAATCGACTGGGCAGGCCATGATAACGACGTGGTGGGCGCGATGAGCGAAATGGAAGACTTCGAGCGTGCTTATAAAGCAGCCATTGACTTTGCGAAAAAAGACAAGCATACCCTTGTTGTTGCGACGGCTGATCACTCTACAGGTGGCTTCTCAATCGGCGCAAATGATGAAAAAGGAACAGGAATTTACAACTGGGATACGGCCCCAATTAAAGCAGCAAAACGAACGCCAAATTACATGGCAGATCAAATCGTAAAAGGGGCTTCTGTTGACGAAACGTTAGCTCAGTACCTTGACTTAAAATTGACGCCTGAAGAGCTTCAATCCGTAAAGGATGCCGCTGCATCTAAAAATGCGGTGAAGATCGATGACGCAATCGAAAAAATTATTAACATGCGCTCTCACACTGGCTGGACAACGTCTGGTCATACAGGTGAAGAGGTTGGCGTGTATGCGTATGGCCCAGGAAAAGAAATGTTCTCTGGTCTTATCGATAACACGCAGCAAGCCGAAAATATTTTTCACATTCTCGATATGAAGAAAAAGCACCGCTAA
- the efeO gene encoding iron uptake system protein EfeO: MSVRKKFVYTALTLSLFTVPALSACGADKASEPTKAESSQKDGSMKENVKSMQKTLAALQAGLDKKDEEKVVAQGKKLNDQWLSYETEIREKYPLLYTDAEKYLQPLYNEVTKEKVDLDKIQEIGVQAGRSLDQLANAKKAAAKTSEALDKAVADYKTYVEEQTEELVKTTTAFTDAVRANDAEKAKFAYGQARVYYERIEPIAESFGDLDPKIDARENDVSADEWSGFHRIEKALWKDGSLEGMATYADQLDKDVAELQGEIKNVKLTSTQVVAGSMELLNEAAISKVTGEEERYSHIDLVDLAANVEGSQAIYHAILPALTDKNPDLSNQLDTEFNQLTETLTKYKQGDSYVAYTTLSKEQVRELSQQLSSLSESMAQTAEIFQ; the protein is encoded by the coding sequence ATGAGTGTTCGTAAAAAATTTGTTTATACAGCCCTAACTTTATCCCTATTTACTGTTCCGGCTTTAAGTGCTTGCGGAGCGGACAAAGCGTCTGAGCCGACAAAAGCAGAAAGCTCTCAGAAGGACGGAAGCATGAAGGAAAACGTGAAAAGCATGCAAAAAACGTTAGCTGCGCTTCAAGCCGGTTTAGATAAAAAGGACGAAGAAAAGGTCGTTGCACAAGGAAAGAAGCTAAACGATCAGTGGCTTTCCTATGAAACAGAGATTCGTGAAAAGTATCCCCTATTATATACAGACGCGGAGAAATATTTGCAGCCTCTATACAACGAAGTGACAAAAGAAAAAGTCGATTTAGATAAGATTCAAGAGATCGGGGTTCAAGCAGGACGTTCACTAGATCAATTAGCAAACGCCAAAAAAGCAGCCGCGAAAACGTCTGAAGCATTAGATAAAGCAGTGGCGGATTATAAAACATACGTAGAAGAACAAACGGAAGAGCTCGTAAAAACGACGACTGCCTTTACAGATGCGGTTCGTGCAAATGATGCTGAAAAGGCAAAATTCGCTTACGGACAAGCGCGTGTGTACTATGAGCGCATTGAGCCGATTGCTGAAAGCTTCGGAGATTTAGATCCGAAAATTGACGCCCGTGAAAATGACGTATCAGCAGACGAATGGAGCGGCTTCCATCGTATTGAAAAAGCGCTTTGGAAGGACGGATCACTAGAAGGAATGGCGACTTATGCCGATCAGTTAGACAAAGATGTTGCGGAACTTCAAGGTGAGATTAAAAACGTTAAGCTTACGTCAACACAAGTAGTGGCAGGTTCAATGGAATTACTAAACGAAGCGGCAATTTCGAAAGTGACAGGTGAGGAAGAGCGCTATTCACATATTGACTTAGTAGACCTAGCGGCAAACGTTGAAGGATCACAGGCGATTTATCATGCGATTTTACCAGCACTAACAGATAAAAATCCTGATCTATCAAATCAGCTTGATACCGAGTTCAATCAGCTAACAGAAACATTAACAAAGTATAAGCAAGGTGATTCTTACGTAGCTTACACAACGTTATCAAAAGAGCAAGTACGTGAACTAAGTCAGCAGCTGAGCTCATTATCAGAATCAATGGCACAAACAGCTGAAATTTTTCAGTAA
- a CDS encoding twin-arginine translocase TatA/TatE family subunit, whose protein sequence is MNLGFGEIALIVFVALLLFGPKKLPELGKAAGKTLREFKDATRGIMDDDKQPEKTDKLEKKDV, encoded by the coding sequence ATGAATTTAGGATTTGGAGAAATTGCTTTAATTGTCTTTGTAGCACTTTTATTGTTCGGTCCAAAAAAATTGCCTGAACTAGGTAAAGCAGCTGGTAAAACACTTCGTGAATTTAAAGATGCGACAAGAGGCATCATGGATGACGACAAACAACCAGAAAAAACAGACAAACTAGAAAAAAAAGACGTATAA
- the efeB gene encoding iron uptake transporter deferrochelatase/peroxidase subunit, which yields MKESEESKKYSRRDMLKMSLLTGAGVAVSASGIGGAVAAMGGLGSKKATAEPHEDDDAISFYGKHQAGIITPQQTYLYLASFTLLTDDKKAVISLFKKWTEMAAAMSEGSVNETYGNDWLPPSDTGEAVDLSAARLTMTFGFGPTFFEKNGKDRFGVASKKPKHLQDIPPMPRDDLQEPFIGGDVCIQVCADDQQVAFHAIRNFIKSSVGKAELKWMQSGFISGKDGMTPRNLFGFKDGTANAASTNTRAHDQIIWANQGEPDWMQGGSYMACRKIKMFLEVWDRSSLKDQEDTFGRKKDSGAPYGKAKEHDKVNLSQLPKTSHTAIAKGSGQQIYRRAYSYTDGVDTKTGYVDAGLMFIAYQKNPTQQFLPMLLMLSKQDKLNEYTKHIGSAMFACPKGIKKGSYIGKELLEA from the coding sequence ATGAAGGAGTCAGAGGAATCAAAAAAATATAGCCGACGAGATATGCTGAAAATGTCTCTTCTGACCGGAGCAGGTGTAGCAGTAAGCGCAAGTGGAATTGGCGGAGCTGTCGCGGCAATGGGCGGACTAGGTTCCAAAAAGGCAACGGCAGAACCGCATGAAGACGACGATGCCATCTCCTTTTACGGGAAGCATCAGGCAGGCATTATCACTCCACAGCAAACGTATTTGTATTTAGCGTCTTTTACACTGTTAACAGATGATAAAAAAGCGGTCATTTCCCTCTTTAAAAAGTGGACCGAAATGGCGGCTGCGATGAGTGAAGGGTCTGTAAACGAAACGTACGGAAACGACTGGCTTCCACCGAGTGATACAGGCGAAGCAGTCGATTTATCAGCGGCACGCTTAACGATGACGTTTGGATTTGGCCCGACGTTTTTTGAGAAAAACGGAAAAGATCGTTTTGGAGTTGCATCGAAAAAGCCAAAACACCTGCAAGATATTCCACCAATGCCCCGTGATGATCTACAAGAGCCTTTCATTGGGGGAGATGTATGTATTCAAGTGTGTGCGGATGACCAACAGGTGGCGTTTCATGCGATTCGTAATTTTATTAAATCAAGCGTTGGAAAAGCCGAGCTTAAGTGGATGCAGTCTGGATTTATTAGTGGCAAGGACGGCATGACGCCTCGTAACTTGTTTGGTTTTAAAGACGGAACCGCCAATGCCGCTTCGACCAACACACGTGCACATGATCAAATCATTTGGGCAAATCAAGGCGAGCCTGATTGGATGCAGGGGGGCTCCTACATGGCGTGCCGAAAGATCAAGATGTTTCTTGAAGTATGGGATCGATCTTCGTTAAAAGATCAGGAAGATACGTTTGGACGTAAAAAGGATAGCGGGGCGCCTTACGGAAAAGCGAAAGAGCATGATAAGGTGAACCTGAGCCAGCTTCCGAAAACGTCTCATACGGCGATTGCGAAAGGATCAGGACAGCAAATTTATCGCCGAGCGTATTCCTATACAGACGGTGTAGATACAAAAACAGGCTATGTAGATGCAGGACTGATGTTCATTGCCTATCAAAAAAATCCGACACAGCAGTTTTTGCCGATGCTCCTCATGCTTTCCAAACAGGACAAGCTGAATGAATACACAAAGCACATCGGAAGCGCGATGTTTGCTTGTCCAAAAGGAATTAAAAAAGGCTCTTACATCGGAAAAGAGCTGTTAGAAGCATAA
- a CDS encoding anti sigma factor C-terminal domain-containing protein gives MFEDHHSQGSPGNGRFQQVVKRAQRKTIFRTIIIAAIVSTVLIVLFLLTSNLLLKERIKKENRYRTSWYHIASPNIEEKRTVHHNHIFLVTETTTFIKEINNRPIPWDTVTREYGPFGKAKTIDPLWGETGSYNDSEKKWDYYDEKTGERALVFYHPSIYYRSVPQDLDELDKMDPNLNAEFSLSFDKPYTVKQVRNMILSDHLDWMWVDSYSRRELKDRNAQTEPREVYTASSVYGFQSADYGPDLFMSSLHALKDQEPYAKKVAPILKSLKEKEVHSPRDLRVIGVIISGSPQDLKRYQNKPYIRASVLGATVEKY, from the coding sequence ATGTTTGAGGACCATCATTCTCAGGGGTCACCTGGCAATGGCCGATTTCAACAAGTGGTGAAACGTGCGCAGCGAAAGACTATCTTTCGAACGATCATCATCGCGGCGATTGTATCGACTGTTCTGATTGTTTTGTTCCTATTAACAAGTAATTTGTTATTAAAAGAGCGAATAAAAAAAGAAAATCGTTACCGCACAAGCTGGTATCACATCGCATCACCGAATATTGAAGAAAAGCGCACGGTTCACCACAACCATATTTTTTTGGTTACCGAAACAACGACCTTTATAAAAGAAATTAACAATCGACCTATTCCATGGGACACGGTTACGCGTGAGTACGGTCCTTTTGGAAAGGCAAAAACGATTGACCCGCTATGGGGAGAGACGGGATCATACAATGATTCCGAAAAAAAATGGGATTATTACGATGAAAAAACGGGGGAACGCGCGCTCGTTTTTTACCATCCCAGCATTTATTACCGATCCGTTCCGCAAGATTTGGACGAGTTAGACAAAATGGACCCCAATTTAAATGCGGAGTTTTCCTTATCCTTTGATAAGCCGTACACCGTCAAACAAGTTCGAAATATGATTTTATCTGATCATCTTGATTGGATGTGGGTAGATTCCTATTCGAGGCGTGAGCTAAAGGACCGAAACGCACAGACGGAGCCACGAGAGGTGTACACCGCCTCTAGCGTGTATGGTTTTCAAAGCGCCGATTACGGACCTGATTTATTTATGAGCTCACTTCACGCATTAAAAGACCAGGAGCCTTATGCGAAGAAAGTTGCGCCTATTTTAAAGTCACTAAAAGAGAAAGAAGTACACTCTCCTCGTGATTTGCGCGTCATTGGCGTCATTATTAGCGGATCGCCTCAGGATCTCAAGCGCTATCAAAATAAGCCTTATATTCGAGCATCCGTGCTAGGAGCTACGGTAGAGAAGTATTAA
- a CDS encoding zinc-binding dehydrogenase, which translates to MRALLLQKGDQWQDMKVGEVPTPSPKKGEVLVKVHATGLNPVDYKVANGNNPDWNYPHIVGVDGAGLIEEVGEGVTEWKKGDRVVYHASLANDGNFAEYAVTTAHTISRIPDGISFEDAVALPCAGYTAYQALFRKMHIQEGKTILVHAGAGGVGGFAIQLAKQAGLTVFTTASEENHAYVKDLGADYAIDYRKENFVEKVMELTNGVGVNYVLDTVSRDNSTTSLDVLTFNGHLAFIAGAPDYTKIKPFTTSPSYHEVALGAGHSSNNMDEQRDFAKMGNEMLQLLADGKISSLLEEVISLDEIPQGLQKLADRHVRGKIVAKIAGE; encoded by the coding sequence ATGAGAGCATTGTTATTACAAAAAGGCGATCAGTGGCAAGATATGAAGGTAGGAGAAGTTCCTACTCCCTCTCCAAAAAAGGGCGAGGTATTAGTGAAGGTACACGCAACAGGGCTTAATCCTGTCGATTATAAAGTAGCAAACGGCAATAACCCAGATTGGAACTATCCACACATTGTGGGCGTTGACGGAGCTGGATTAATTGAAGAAGTAGGAGAAGGGGTGACTGAATGGAAGAAAGGTGACCGCGTCGTGTATCATGCGAGCTTAGCGAATGACGGAAACTTTGCTGAGTACGCGGTGACTACTGCTCATACAATTTCGCGTATTCCAGATGGTATTAGCTTTGAGGATGCAGTAGCGCTTCCGTGTGCGGGATATACGGCGTATCAAGCCCTCTTTCGTAAAATGCACATTCAAGAAGGCAAGACCATTTTAGTTCATGCAGGTGCTGGCGGTGTTGGTGGCTTTGCGATTCAGCTCGCAAAACAAGCAGGCCTAACAGTCTTTACAACGGCTTCTGAAGAGAACCACGCATATGTAAAAGATCTTGGTGCTGATTATGCGATTGACTACCGCAAGGAGAACTTCGTTGAGAAAGTGATGGAGCTGACAAACGGCGTTGGTGTGAATTATGTATTAGATACGGTAAGTCGCGATAACTCAACGACTTCTTTAGACGTTTTAACGTTTAACGGTCATCTTGCATTTATCGCAGGTGCACCTGATTACACGAAAATCAAACCGTTCACGACCTCTCCTTCTTATCATGAAGTAGCGCTAGGTGCGGGGCATTCCTCTAACAACATGGACGAGCAACGTGATTTTGCGAAGATGGGTAACGAAATGCTTCAACTGTTAGCAGACGGAAAAATCTCGTCTCTTCTTGAAGAAGTGATTTCCCTTGACGAAATTCCTCAAGGACTACAAAAACTTGCCGACCGTCATGTACGCGGTAAAATCGTTGCTAAAATCGCAGGAGAATAA
- a CDS encoding RNA polymerase sigma factor — MDGFQEELHAYMDIVQKHLIKIGANPEDAQDVAQETLYKYLVNIDSVEADKVKSWLFRVAVNHYYDMARRKQRKQKIVQSFQMEDGYETTLPEDVLLNKEKQSLIKKVLNKLKPQYRDLLVMKYGRELKYKEISDELDVNVGTVKTTVHRARKKFIQEYWRTNQDV, encoded by the coding sequence ATGGATGGGTTTCAGGAGGAGCTCCATGCGTATATGGATATTGTTCAAAAGCACTTAATAAAAATTGGTGCAAATCCAGAAGATGCACAGGATGTGGCGCAGGAGACATTGTATAAATATTTAGTCAACATTGATTCGGTTGAAGCAGACAAAGTGAAAAGCTGGTTGTTCCGCGTGGCGGTGAACCATTATTACGATATGGCGAGACGAAAGCAGCGTAAGCAAAAAATCGTTCAATCCTTTCAAATGGAAGACGGATATGAAACAACTTTACCTGAAGATGTACTGTTGAATAAAGAGAAACAATCCCTCATTAAAAAGGTTTTAAATAAATTAAAGCCACAATATCGCGATTTATTGGTCATGAAGTACGGTCGTGAGTTAAAATATAAAGAGATATCTGATGAGTTGGATGTTAATGTAGGCACTGTGAAGACAACTGTCCACAGAGCACGCAAAAAGTTTATTCAAGAGTATTGGAGGACAAATCAGGATGTTTGA